TGAAAGCTCACTTGTACTCCCATCGATGAAGGTTCCATCAGCAAAGATCACCTGGTACATGACAACTAAAGGCGATTGAAAATTAAAGCCTAACTGCGAATTTTCAAGTAACCTTTCAAATTCAAGATAAATTGAACAGTTGAACTTGTTAATGCAAGATCTGAAACCACTCTCCACGTAAGTGCACAGAATGAGACGATGTCACAGTTGATAAAGATTTCAATAATGCTCTTATGCATGCTTAGCTTTCTAGATACAATGAAACTAGAAAGAAGTAGCATTGCCTTCTAAACTTTTCACATAGGAAAATTGTCAAGTGGAAACTAACATATAGGACCTACTTTCCAGATGAATGCCAATAGCATGTCCTTCGAAACTGCCACAAACACGGATTTCCCTCTCCAAGAACactataatttttcttttatatgaattgaaatCACAGGAATTTGAAGTTAGTGCAAGCTTGAATGAGGCAGTAGTTAATGAATACGCATAAAACTATCATTGTTAATCTAGCATCCAACCCAATATCATTTGATAATGAGTGAAGAAGGTTATAAAAATTATATTGAGGGGCGAGACTTGGAATTTAATGTTCTCAAAACTTCCACTAACGTGCAGCCAAACTAGGCCTTGAATCTTCCGCTCTAATACCATGTTTAAGTGGAGCATCTAATAAAAACCAATTCAGaccagaaaaggaaaaaagaagaaagaaaaaacccaAACCAATTCACAATGGATCATACCCCAAAACTTTTATATACTCAACCATCCTCATTTGCACTTAAGATTAACAGGCTTTTCATCCACAATTTTCATTTCATGAAAACCAGACTCATAGGTTTGGTTTAGGATTAGGAGCAGTGCATATTAATAGTAGTTGCTTCTGCTGCCTGCTTCCAGGGTTGTAATGTAAGAGATGCAAAACAAATTCTGAGAAGTTATGTAAATGAAATGTAAGAGTAAATGCGGCCAGACCTCTGATGCATATCCAGGAGTTGCACCAGCCACTGGTTTGGTAAATGAACCCACTGGGGAGTTTCTCTGTACAGCCTCGCAGAAAGCAAGAAGGCGCTCACGGCTTCCAAGCTGTACGGCCTGAAAAGAATTACAAGAGTATCTGAGATGCTCTTGCTTGTAGCAGGGCATATTTCTCAACTAACATTGTCAATCCGCTAATCAAAACTGTACAACCAGAATAACATTATCATCCTACATGTACGAATAACATTCTAGAAATtagaataaaagaaataaacagCAGCTTGCAGATACACAACTTTGTTGACCCCAGACGATGTGACTGTTCAGGCAGACCTAAATTTCTTAACCACCAATATAATGTTTTGAAGGTTCGCTTGGCATTTATAAAGAGGGCAAAATAAGCTCTAAATACCTGGACTGTGTCATGACGAGGAATACGAGGAAGTGGCTGCACCTTATACCCTCTGGCTGCCATAACTTCAGCTACCACTAAAGTGCCCTAAGGTATAGGAAAGCAGGGAAAAGAATTTCAGTTCAAAGTTGAAGTAATGACAAATAAAATGTAAACTAGGAAATGCAGATTCCAATACCTTGATAGCCTCGCCTACCATTTGAGGTGAAAGGAACAAACCCTGGAAAAATGATCGCATAATGTCACCAGGAGTTGCGCCACAATCAACTCCAAGGCCAGGTGCAGACAGACGAGCTGATGCTGCTTTTACCCATTTTTCTCTCCCTGCAACATATCCACCACATGGTGCTATAGTCCCACCAGGATTTTTTATCAAACTGCCCGCAATCAAATCTGCACCCTGAACACCAATAATGACATTTTATTGCCTTTCATCATAAGGAATAGAGAAGGGTACATAAAATATGCACATACCACCATTGGAGGTTCAATGCTTTCCACAAATTCACCATAACAGTTATCCACCATGACCAAGCAGTTAGGATTCTGCGTCTGGAATGGATAAATACAAATGGAACAACAGTAAACTTTCCAATACAAAGGGAAAAATGATTGCCAAGAGTTAACAATAATATGTTTGATATATATCCCTTTCAGGCTACTCCAGAATAATAATTTGAACTTATATATATTAACAACAGTGGAAGTGTAGAAAATCTTTATACACCCCAGTATTCTGGCTACTCAAGGTGAAaacaacaccattttgttaaaATGTCATGCTATCTAATATAGAATGACACCACTTTTAATCTGATCATGATACCTATTGTCACTCAGACCGTGATTAATGCAGATATTCACTTCCATGACACAATCTGGTTACAAAGCCAGTTCCATGAAATTCATAATGGGATAGTCAGGAAACTTACCTTAATTATCTTAATTGCTCGCCCTATCTCATCTACACTTAAACTCCGACGCCATGAATAACCACATGACCTCTGTATGAGCGCACATTTTGTTTCAGGTCTCAAAGCATGGATAAGTACATCCCAGTTAAGGCCGCCATCTTCAGCAAGCTAAAATGACATCAGATATGAGATAGTTCAAAAAGCACACCAAGAAATCTAAACAAAAATCTTTCAATGTAACTAGTTACATACTGGAACTTCTCGGTATTTCACTCCAAAATCTGTCAGGGACCCCATCCCATGAGAGTCTCTCTTTCCAATAACTTCCTCCAAGGTGTCATAGGGAGGACCAGCAACTGCCAAAAGCTGACATGTAGATTAGTTGAAAGTCTAAACATATTCCAAGGAAAAAGGTGGACAAAGAACAATTATATAGCTGCAGATAATTTTTCAACACGGAGTGCATCTGCATCAAATTAACAGCTCACCTCATCCCCTGGCCTTAGAAAAGCAAATAAAGCACATGTTATAGCATGAGTTCCTGAAAAAAACTGAATGTATTGGAGAAGAGGATTAACAAAGCATTGTATAAAACCCCATAAAGCAAACACACCACACTATATATGGCAAACCTGTGAGCGAACTATAGCAGATTCAGCCCCAACAATTTCAGCAAAAGCTTGGTCCAGCGCTTCACGTCCCCCAGCTTCATCATGACCATAACCAGTGCATCCAGCAAAGTGCTGATTATAGACAGATGACAATGGCCATGATACCATAAACGAGAAAGTTAATCATCTTATAATTATCAGTGAAGGGTAAGAATTTGATGAAGTCAAGAGTTTATAGAGAATTTTTCGACTTTTTTACAGAATTAGCGCATTGGTTACATATGGAAAGAAAACAGTAAGGCACCATTGTTTCAATTCATGTATTATAACAACTATTATAACAAAAAAAGTCTTTTGAACAAAGAACAAATCTAGACACGCTTCTACTTACAAACATAGGCAGAAAAAAATATGCACATAAACAAACAATGGAATGAGATGTATAGATAGCTGCTGCTAGTAACATGTTGATCCACTCTATGCATTCTTCCTTCTCAAGGATTACATGAACCATCTTCGACATTATATCCGAATTAAACAAAAAACTACTTACATGTGATCCAACTCGAGCATTCTGGAAAGCTTTAAGAACACGGGTGGTATTGCGTGCAACCAAATTATCCACGGCTCTGAACTCTGAATACAACGAGTCCACTGCGTCCGAAACCTGCATTGCACAGAAATGAAAGCACTTGGGCTCTTATCACAATGAAGCTTTTAGTGCTTAAACCAAACATCCAGCCTTCCAAGCTCCACATAATTACGAGCATGGTAATTGCGCAAGTTAAGAAAGCAATTAAGGGTAATATGTAATTGCAACAGAAATTAAGGAAATATTAATGAATGGAAGATGGGTTAGTTTAGTTGCTCTGAAATTCATGGAAACATAAATAAcagcaaaaatttaaaaagggtTAATCTTTCTCTACCATTACCAAATTTTCTAAGCAACCAAACAGTAAACTGACAGGCAAAGTAACTGAACTTTTGAGAGAACACGAGCAGCAATAAAAGCTAAATACTTAGAATTTTGATTTCTAATAAATTCCTGCAAAGCAGAAAACTACCCATCAAACATGAACTTGAAGCAATATATATACCTCTGGAACAAAAGGAGAGTCTTTCGGATGAAAATGGTGATTGGTAGGGACTGAGAGTGGAGAGCTTGAGCGAGTAGTAGCCCTGGGTACAGAAGCTCTGGGAGCGAGCGTAGGATAAGCAGACGTGCCGCAGGATAAGGCCCACATCGTCAAGTCCTTTGAAGGAGACGCCTGGTGCAGTTTCTTTGCGCACGTTTGGACTTTTGAGCGCTTGTGGATTTATCATCAAATAAAAGGATTTGGATTCCATCCTATTCCTTCGTTACGAggcataaattattttaaattttttatttaaaattaaatataaacagtactcGATAATTTATAATCGCACAATGTACATATGAATCCTCTTCAGTTGTAAATAAGaaatcttaagttcgattcttgaCAAAGACGAATttcaaccacattattgctagtccattgtgagattTAACTTACTCTTTACCCCcgtaatataaataatcatttgttcaaaaaataaatataagataCCCAAATTTTTTTAGGGCCCCTTCAAATTTGGGAGCTCTATACGAATGTACATTTTACTCCCCCCTTAACGCCGCCTCTTAGTAGTGCTGAATATGAAGGTGCTATTGTTACTATTTTATTCTGATATCTCCCAATGTTTGATTATTTTTCGTTTCTTCGGAGTGACAAACTGGTACCTCTTGTTCAGTTTTTTGTTTGATCTTCAGGTGATATGAAGAAGAAAACATCCTAAGATTTAGGAGAACATTTGGTGTCTGAGACTGTAGTTCATAGTTGTATGTCGCAGGAGGACAGTGAGAGGGAGGGCTGAAGAAACATATAAAGATGCTCCATGCCCATAAGCATTTTAGTGCAGTCTGCCAACCAAAATTGTTGCCACTAATATTTTTTTGGATGGAGAAATTGTTGCTACTTTTTTAGTTTATCTTTTTCTTCATGCAAAattgttacttttttttttttggaaaattattGCTACATTTAAATCTGAGCTTAGGATTCATGTTATATTGGCGTGATTTATGTATGTAGGTTTGTTGTTGCTTAAATTAACTACACTCacttcaattttattttgcGTTTGAAAGTAAATCCAAACTGAGGCAACAACTGCAACAActataaaagataaaaaataaaaacctaagAAAACCCACACTAAGAGAACTCGACACAAAATAACGTTTTGAAGtacttaaaaaatatttttcaggAACGTGTAATGTCTGTGATAAAAGAAATGTCTCTTATTTTAACGGTAATTTGGTGTGTGTTGATAAAAAATAACTTTGGGTACCGTAGTCGCGATAAATAATGTGAACTCCATATTAAATAATTCCCCGTGATGTTAAGATGCaaaaatgcaaaacaacataaCGATTAGGTGGTTAAGGGTAAAACAAATAGCTTAGGTGGTAATCgcacaaaaatgaaaaactccatgcatttttgttaaatttaataACGAGTGCTAAGAGGCTAGTTGTAAAAATAAGTCTTAGcaaccttaattttatgttgacGAAGTCAATGAGcgcattttttttccttgtagtCAATTTGTGTAACTGGCAATATTACTCAGTGACAAAATTGTTATTGATGAGTAACAAGACAATCTTAAATCTGAGTTCTTGTAATTAGTTTCTATCTTCGACTTGCATGTATAAATTTACTATATGCAAACTCATGAATTTTTTGAAAGTTACTAAATATAAATTGTAATACTTGTTAGTAAATAATAGTTATAATTGAGTCTAGTATCGTGGACTTATAATTGAACAAAGTGTTAACGTAATAATTGTACAAAGCAGTTGAGCTTGACCCTAAATCCACAAGACGCTCCCTACTCACAATGACTAGATAGCAAGTAAAAGTTAGAGTACTTGTTAACAATAATAGTTACTGGGTGACATCAACTAAATGGAATTATGAAACACATATATAGTAAAcaattgttatatatatatatatatatatatatatatatatatatatataatagtgtAACCCCTATCCATACCAACACTTAGCGCTTATGCTAAAATCAAATCAAGTAACGTTTATTTATCTCACTTTAGACGGCCAACCTAGTATACTAGGTAATAGCgtatttctttgcattttctTAGTTGGtcaatgacattttttttttctttgaaattctTCGTCGGCATTGATTACTGTGTTATTTTTTACCTTCTATTCTTTGTTTacaattaaatttgaattttaatcaGAAGTGCTCAATCGCATAGTACTACTAAATAAAAGTCACACGTGATGAGAAATGATTGGGAGGATTTCAATCTTTATTTCCATatcacatttttcattttctttagaTGTATTTAATATGTATAACTTAGCCACGTAGCTGGTGTATCAGTCTGTGAGAAGTAGACGAGTGAATCCTCTTTTCATTTGTCCATTAATGCACACTTTGAAAAGTGTGTAAATTT
This window of the Malus domestica chromosome 03, GDT2T_hap1 genome carries:
- the LOC103430093 gene encoding uncharacterized protein isoform X1: MWALSCGTSAYPTLAPRASVPRATTRSSSPLSVPTNHHFHPKDSPFVPEVSDAVDSLYSEFRAVDNLVARNTTRVLKAFQNARVGSHHFAGCTGYGHDEAGGREALDQAFAEIVGAESAIVRSQFFSGTHAITCALFAFLRPGDELLAVAGPPYDTLEEVIGKRDSHGMGSLTDFGVKYREVPLAEDGGLNWDVLIHALRPETKCALIQRSCGYSWRRSLSVDEIGRAIKIIKTQNPNCLVMVDNCYGEFVESIEPPMVGADLIAGSLIKNPGGTIAPCGGYVAGREKWVKAASARLSAPGLGVDCGATPGDIMRSFFQGLFLSPQMVGEAIKGTLVVAEVMAARGYKVQPLPRIPRHDTVQAVQLGSRERLLAFCEAVQRNSPVGSFTKPVAGATPGYASEVIFADGTFIDGSTSELSCDGPLREPFAVFCQGGSHWTQWGLVLGEVLKAI
- the LOC103430093 gene encoding uncharacterized protein isoform X2, producing MWALSCGTSAYPTLAPRASVPRATTRSSSPLSVPTNHHFHPKDSPFVPEVSDAVDSLYSEFRAVDNLVARNTTRVLKAFQNARVGSHHFAGCTGYGHDEAGGREALDQAFAEIVGAESAIVRSQFFSGTHAITCALFAFLRPGDELLAVAGPPYDTLEEVIGKRDSHGMGSLTDFGVKYREVPLAEDGGLNWDVLIHALRPETKCALIQRSCGYSWRRSLSVDEIGRAIKIIKTQNPNCLVMVDNCYGEFVESIEPPMVGADLIAGSLIKNPGGTIAPCGGYVAGREKWVKAASARLSAPGLGVDCGATPGDIMRSFFQGLFLSPQMVGEAIKGTLVVAEVMAARGYKVQPLPRIPRHDTVQAVQLGSRERLLAFCEAVQRNSPVGSFTKPVAGATPGYASELSCTR